From Calditrichota bacterium, one genomic window encodes:
- a CDS encoding aspartyl/asparaginyl beta-hydroxylase domain-containing protein has protein sequence MPKICEGNERPDFQLGPKFDTAILDEELAAIERAYPVLELVPYHDSEWCGIALHSVDGNERDLSGGRGAETSYFRFTPAAELTPYMRSIAEGLGAPLRAVRLLFLPPGGVIHPHTDNLPLKIGHPCRLHVPIRTNDLVQFQIGEYLCNWKPGELWYADFTIVHTVINRSKETRVHLVIDIVLNEQVEKVICLHGM, from the coding sequence ATGCCTAAAATCTGCGAAGGTAACGAGCGACCTGATTTTCAACTTGGGCCCAAGTTTGACACCGCCATACTTGACGAAGAGCTTGCTGCAATCGAGAGGGCTTATCCCGTGCTTGAACTTGTTCCTTACCACGATAGCGAGTGGTGCGGAATAGCGCTTCATTCAGTGGATGGAAACGAACGAGACCTCTCAGGAGGGCGAGGTGCTGAAACCTCGTATTTTAGGTTTACACCGGCGGCCGAACTTACGCCTTATATGCGTTCTATCGCGGAAGGCCTTGGCGCACCACTTAGGGCAGTTCGATTACTCTTCCTCCCGCCGGGCGGCGTCATCCACCCCCACACCGATAACCTACCACTAAAGATCGGGCATCCTTGCCGACTCCATGTGCCAATCCGAACTAACGACCTCGTCCAATTCCAAATTGGTGAGTACCTGTGCAATTGGAAGCCAGGCGAGCTTTGGTATGCTGATTTTACGATTGTGCACACGGTCATCAATAGAAGCAAGGAGACTAGGGTTCATTTGGTGATTGATATTGTGCTCAACGAACAAGTAGAAAAAGTGATTTGCCTTCACGGTATGTAG
- a CDS encoding very short patch repair endonuclease, producing the protein MSRVRSRDTDIERVVQYHLRRLGYRFKTHPNTVLGRPDIYMPGIRVAVFIDGDFWHGHRFNTWESALSPFWQVKIRTNIQRDKRVRKSLRSQGINVVRIWQHDLEQDTESCIVNLVNVIECS; encoded by the coding sequence ATGTCCCGTGTCCGATCTCGAGATACAGATATCGAGAGAGTTGTTCAATATCATCTTCGGCGTTTAGGCTATCGTTTCAAAACACATCCCAATACTGTTTTGGGACGACCAGACATTTATATGCCCGGAATACGCGTCGCTGTGTTCATCGATGGAGATTTCTGGCACGGTCACAGATTCAACACATGGGAAAGTGCGCTATCTCCGTTCTGGCAGGTCAAAATTAGAACAAACATTCAGCGTGATAAGCGAGTGCGAAAGTCACTCCGGTCACAAGGAATCAACGTAGTAAGAATTTGGCAGCATGATCTGGAACAAGATACTGAATCATGTATAGTTAATCTTGTGAACGTAATTGAATGCAGCTAA
- a CDS encoding DNA cytosine methyltransferase → MKLKAIDFFCGAGGLTHGLVRSGIEVIAGIDVDNACAESFIRNNIGVSFISRDIRDLDVSQIRKFARTKDFSEYLFAGCAPCQPFSKQRRLTSRHKDATILAEFGRIVCAAKPGFVLIENVPGIEKVSGNSTFRRFIKSLESVGYKVEKDVLDAKYFGVPQSRKRLVLIASRFGKPSLPEPRFGFDGLEPVRTVKQAISHFPPIRAGSESKSIPNHRAAGLSPLNLERMQHTPKNGGDRRDWPRRLKLQCHQDAKVGFYDVYGRLHWNQPAPTLTGKCCTISTGRYGHPTQNRAITHREAAALQSFPDEYEFVGTFAHVSQQIGNAVPVLFAEHLGKEILNISKRHRG, encoded by the coding sequence ATGAAGCTAAAAGCAATAGACTTCTTCTGCGGAGCTGGTGGCTTAACCCACGGCTTGGTTAGATCTGGAATTGAAGTAATCGCTGGCATAGATGTTGACAATGCGTGTGCAGAGTCATTCATCCGTAATAACATTGGTGTGAGTTTCATTTCGCGCGATATTCGCGACTTGGACGTGTCACAAATACGCAAGTTTGCAAGGACCAAGGACTTCAGTGAATATCTGTTTGCAGGCTGTGCTCCATGCCAGCCATTCAGCAAGCAGCGCCGCCTGACTTCACGTCACAAAGATGCAACTATTCTCGCCGAGTTCGGCCGAATAGTATGCGCCGCAAAGCCGGGGTTTGTATTGATCGAAAACGTACCTGGCATTGAAAAGGTCAGTGGGAATAGTACATTTAGACGATTTATCAAGTCGCTGGAGAGCGTCGGATACAAAGTGGAAAAGGATGTTCTTGATGCGAAGTACTTTGGAGTTCCACAATCTCGCAAGCGACTTGTCTTAATAGCTTCGCGATTCGGCAAGCCCAGTCTTCCTGAACCACGATTCGGATTCGATGGACTCGAACCAGTACGCACGGTTAAGCAAGCGATTTCTCACTTTCCGCCTATACGTGCAGGCAGTGAAAGCAAATCTATTCCAAATCATCGAGCAGCAGGGCTGTCGCCGCTTAATCTTGAACGGATGCAGCACACCCCTAAGAACGGCGGCGACAGACGAGACTGGCCACGCAGACTGAAACTTCAATGTCATCAAGACGCAAAAGTAGGATTCTATGATGTGTACGGTCGCCTCCATTGGAATCAGCCTGCGCCAACGTTAACTGGTAAGTGTTGCACTATTTCGACGGGGCGATACGGACACCCAACACAGAATCGTGCCATTACGCATCGAGAAGCGGCGGCATTGCAATCTTTTCCCGATGAATACGAGTTTGTTGGAACATTTGCACATGTTTCACAGCAAATTGGCAATGCAGTACCTGTATTGTTTGCCGAGCACTTGGGCAAGGAGATATTGAACATTTCGAAACGTCATAGAGGATGA
- a CDS encoding response regulator translates to MNETYRVLFVDDDEQAVASAMEKLAEAGNYDPRRCDFGDFERLARDFDPDLVVLDIMHGSPVDENATGIEIQQTIWNTHFRPVIFYTAFADHTDGVQVHPFHVTVQKGSGSEDNVLQTANRFLDSIKAVRAAEQALKREFPFVFRDTSLLADLAFPDPGDFDARKNLLVRSARRRIAALMDDLSRHEEKLEAWEQYICPPIGKDLVLGDVLRSKDGHHHDPRSFRIVLTPSCDLVVTPTRSAKVESVLLARCAAFMQGLAPANLHNTPKNKIVNRFPSSLLNSGYCDCIVALPELPNHIPHMVADMKKLELLTFDEIHDQYVRVASIDSPFREMINWAYIQTAGRPGLPDRDCTKWAQSIHDSLP, encoded by the coding sequence ATGAACGAGACTTATCGTGTTTTGTTCGTAGATGACGACGAACAAGCCGTCGCTAGCGCTATGGAGAAGTTGGCCGAAGCAGGAAATTACGATCCACGACGTTGTGATTTTGGAGATTTTGAAAGACTTGCACGAGACTTCGACCCTGATCTGGTCGTACTAGACATCATGCATGGCTCGCCTGTTGACGAGAATGCAACAGGTATTGAAATTCAACAAACGATTTGGAATACACATTTCCGACCGGTAATCTTCTACACCGCTTTTGCAGACCATACGGATGGAGTACAAGTACATCCATTTCATGTAACCGTGCAAAAAGGAAGTGGAAGTGAAGACAACGTTCTTCAAACGGCGAATCGGTTCCTCGATTCGATTAAGGCTGTAAGGGCAGCGGAGCAAGCATTGAAGCGGGAGTTCCCTTTCGTTTTTCGAGACACAAGTCTTCTCGCAGACCTTGCCTTTCCAGATCCCGGAGACTTCGACGCCCGAAAAAATTTGCTTGTACGGTCTGCAAGGCGGAGAATTGCGGCGCTAATGGATGACCTCTCGCGCCACGAGGAAAAGCTTGAAGCATGGGAGCAATACATTTGTCCACCTATTGGAAAAGACCTTGTTTTAGGTGATGTGCTACGGTCGAAGGATGGACACCACCATGATCCGAGGTCTTTTAGGATAGTGCTAACACCAAGCTGCGATCTTGTGGTTACGCCAACTAGGTCCGCCAAGGTTGAATCAGTGTTATTAGCCCGTTGTGCGGCTTTTATGCAGGGATTAGCACCAGCAAATCTTCACAATACTCCGAAAAACAAGATAGTTAATAGATTTCCTTCGTCGCTTCTAAACTCAGGCTACTGCGATTGCATTGTTGCATTGCCTGAATTGCCAAATCATATTCCTCATATGGTCGCGGATATGAAGAAACTTGAACTTCTTACTTTCGATGAAATTCATGACCAGTACGTTCGAGTGGCATCAATTGATAGTCCTTTTCGTGAGATGATTAACTGGGCTTATATTCAAACAGCAGGGCGACCAGGTCTTCCCGACCGGGACTGCACCAAATGGGCGCAGAGTATACATGATTCACTTCCTTAG